One Mycobacterium sp. SMC-4 DNA window includes the following coding sequences:
- a CDS encoding heavy-metal-associated domain-containing protein — translation MSTSTYAVTGMTCGHCELSVREEVSEVAGVEDVEVSAKTGTLIVTSSRPVDDAQILNAVDEAGYSAVRVA, via the coding sequence ATGAGCACGAGCACGTACGCCGTCACAGGAATGACTTGCGGACATTGCGAGCTGTCGGTGCGCGAAGAGGTCAGCGAGGTCGCCGGAGTTGAAGACGTCGAAGTTAGCGCCAAAACCGGCACCCTGATCGTGACGTCGAGCCGTCCCGTCGACGACGCGCAGATCCTCAACGCCGTCGACGAGGCCGGCTACTCGGCGGTGCGTGTCGCATGA